From a region of the Rhodococcus opacus B4 genome:
- a CDS encoding TetR/AcrR family transcriptional regulator, which produces MPKLWNETIESHRQAVREATMDAAAAVVAESGLAAVTMSKIAERSGIGRATLYKYFPDVDAILTAWHERQIAGHLHHLAEVRDHTDGPGARLAAVLEAYAQILAHHHTGAIAAGLHRGDHVARAQQHLHEFVRDLLTDAAETGEGEVRADATTDELTWYVLHAVAAAEGLDSPAAVHRLVTIILAGLRPQR; this is translated from the coding sequence GTGCCGAAGCTGTGGAACGAGACGATCGAATCGCATCGCCAGGCGGTGCGGGAGGCGACGATGGACGCCGCCGCGGCCGTGGTGGCCGAGTCCGGGCTCGCGGCGGTGACCATGTCGAAGATCGCCGAGCGCAGCGGGATCGGGCGGGCCACGCTGTACAAGTACTTCCCCGACGTCGACGCCATTCTCACCGCCTGGCACGAGCGCCAGATCGCAGGCCACCTGCACCATCTCGCCGAGGTCCGCGACCACACCGACGGCCCCGGCGCCCGCCTGGCGGCGGTGCTCGAGGCGTACGCGCAGATCCTCGCGCATCATCACACCGGTGCGATCGCGGCGGGGCTGCACCGCGGCGACCACGTGGCGCGCGCACAGCAACATTTGCACGAGTTCGTCCGCGACCTGCTCACCGACGCCGCGGAGACGGGCGAGGGCGAGGTCCGCGCCGACGCCACAACTGATGAGCTGACCTGGTACGTGCTGCACGCGGTCGCCGCGGCTGAAGGACTCGACTCACCCGCCGCCGTGCACCGGCTCGTCACGATCATCCTGGCCGGACTGCGGCCGCAGCGCTGA
- a CDS encoding MerR family transcriptional regulator: MKSSDDSRSWSIGEVAERFGIATHVLRHWETVGLLHPSREGGSRRRYEKSDVYAVAMILRAKEAGFGLDDIREMFDTDDPVRRTAILGRHRDALARRIARAQASLALIDCALDCDHDDIASCPHFHAAIDARIGALAPLSLP, from the coding sequence ATGAAGTCAAGCGACGACAGCCGCTCCTGGAGCATCGGTGAGGTCGCCGAGCGGTTCGGGATCGCCACGCACGTACTGCGCCACTGGGAAACGGTGGGGTTGCTGCACCCGTCGAGAGAAGGTGGCTCGCGCCGCCGATACGAGAAGTCGGATGTGTACGCGGTGGCGATGATCTTGCGCGCGAAGGAGGCCGGTTTCGGTCTCGACGACATCCGGGAGATGTTCGACACCGACGACCCGGTGAGGCGCACAGCCATTCTCGGGCGACACCGCGACGCTTTGGCCCGGCGGATCGCCCGCGCGCAGGCCTCGCTCGCCCTGATCGACTGTGCGCTCGACTGCGATCACGACGACATCGCGTCCTGTCCGCACTTTCACGCGGCGATCGACGCCCGCATCGGCGCGCTCGCGCCGTTGTCACTTCCGTGA
- a CDS encoding methyltransferase domain-containing protein, with protein MSTTNISPDTEALVALLDVIDNYPGAAALRARSIELLAAPPGAVIVDVGCGAGRAVAEMTEQGWDGLGIDLDEHMLTIARRRWPHCRFEKADAAELPLADHSVQGYRAEKVFHDLADPTAALTEARRVLAPGGRIVLIGQDWDGFFIDSDHPELTRIIVHARADTVAAPRAARRYRNLLLDTGFTDAQIEVHTGVFTDHTLLPMLTGIAHAAAAVGAITSEESEDWIGDQTRRGQADRGFVAIPVFLAHAARP; from the coding sequence ATGTCAACCACCAACATCTCCCCTGACACCGAGGCCCTCGTCGCGCTCCTCGACGTCATCGACAACTACCCCGGTGCCGCGGCACTACGGGCACGATCGATCGAACTACTGGCCGCCCCACCTGGAGCGGTGATTGTGGACGTGGGCTGCGGCGCCGGTCGCGCCGTCGCCGAGATGACCGAGCAGGGATGGGATGGTCTCGGGATCGACCTGGACGAGCACATGCTGACCATCGCCCGCAGGCGGTGGCCGCACTGCCGATTCGAGAAAGCGGATGCAGCCGAGCTTCCGCTGGCCGATCACTCGGTGCAGGGATACCGGGCGGAGAAGGTCTTTCACGACCTCGCCGATCCCACTGCGGCGCTCACCGAGGCGCGCCGGGTGCTCGCTCCGGGCGGGCGCATCGTCCTGATTGGGCAGGACTGGGACGGATTCTTCATCGACTCCGATCACCCCGAGCTCACCCGAATCATCGTCCACGCCCGCGCCGACACCGTCGCCGCGCCCCGCGCTGCCCGCCGTTACCGCAACCTCCTGCTCGACACCGGCTTCACCGACGCCCAGATCGAAGTTCACACCGGGGTGTTCACCGACCACACGCTGCTGCCGATGCTCACCGGCATCGCCCACGCCGCAGCCGCCGTCGGCGCGATCACGTCCGAGGAGTCCGAGGACTGGATCGGTGACCAGACTCGCCGCGGGCAGGCGGACCGAGGTTTCGTGGCGATTCCGGTGTTTCTCGCGCACGCCGCGCGGCCCTGA
- a CDS encoding SRPBCC family protein: MGTKHVVVRKFLGRRLDLINEYAHFEPNAEITFTGASGPSRFEVTYRTEETAEGTRLSCHMRMEQKGLFALGDRVVAEGLRRDFAANLRNLKALLETRAE, encoded by the coding sequence GTGGGAACCAAACATGTTGTCGTCCGCAAGTTTCTGGGTCGGAGACTGGACTTGATCAACGAATACGCCCACTTCGAGCCGAACGCGGAGATCACCTTCACCGGTGCGTCCGGACCGAGCCGCTTCGAGGTGACGTACCGGACCGAGGAGACCGCCGAGGGAACCCGGCTCAGCTGCCACATGCGGATGGAGCAGAAGGGACTGTTCGCCCTCGGTGACCGGGTGGTGGCCGAGGGTCTGCGCAGAGACTTCGCCGCCAACCTACGAAACCTCAAGGCATTACTCGAAACCCGCGCAGAATAG
- a CDS encoding SRPBCC family protein, producing MIDVEDSIVIDCPIGEVFDFVADQTNAPRWQNGLEQVRRITDGPPGWEPNMLSSASFWVGDWT from the coding sequence ATGATCGACGTCGAGGACAGCATCGTCATCGATTGCCCCATCGGCGAGGTCTTCGACTTCGTCGCAGATCAGACCAACGCACCCCGCTGGCAGAACGGACTCGAGCAGGTCCGCCGGATCACCGACGGACCCCCGGGGTGGGAACCAAACATGTTGTCGTCCGCAAGTTTCTGGGTCGGAGACTGGACTTGA
- a CDS encoding M23 family metallopeptidase codes for MRGITSSALTACTRRLPTLCLGASTAAAMVVLTAPPASAAHPGHADSSSALAAALADAVTMVADAAQPDVVVVDPSRWQTVANIAAASLRNAEANGSLADAFEAQHLLAGCLSGFAAGSAAAEVLGACADELGAVDGGIAPRLLAALELGDVSESSGPGIFDHTDPAEAAAAPDSALAEATVPNPDEEQTAGTGAETGEAEADADPQSEHPGPEGAEDIEAPSPEADTGGDADGSHTHDGADAEGAADDATGDETGAVTGADETGADETEDGAAAPQQPRTWNRPGTKEFVAPSAGTVTSTMGDGRGHEGIDIANTLGAPIVAVADGEVIDAGPAQGFGLWVRIRHDDGTITTYGHNNDNLVEVGERVKAGQQIATVGNRGNSTGPHLHFEIEDPDGEIVDPVKWLAKRGASIVGLD; via the coding sequence ATGCGCGGTATCACCTCCTCGGCGCTGACCGCCTGCACGAGAAGACTGCCCACCCTGTGCCTGGGTGCCTCCACGGCGGCGGCGATGGTGGTCCTCACGGCCCCGCCCGCCTCGGCCGCCCATCCCGGCCACGCGGATTCGTCGTCCGCGCTCGCCGCGGCGCTGGCCGACGCGGTCACCATGGTCGCCGACGCGGCGCAGCCGGACGTGGTGGTGGTCGATCCCAGTCGTTGGCAGACCGTCGCGAACATCGCGGCCGCCAGCCTGCGGAATGCCGAGGCGAATGGCTCGCTCGCCGATGCGTTCGAGGCCCAGCACCTGCTCGCCGGATGCCTGAGCGGTTTCGCCGCCGGGTCCGCCGCCGCCGAGGTGCTCGGTGCCTGCGCCGACGAGCTCGGCGCCGTCGACGGCGGCATCGCGCCGAGGTTGCTCGCCGCACTCGAACTCGGCGACGTCTCCGAATCCTCCGGTCCAGGCATCTTCGACCACACCGACCCGGCCGAGGCTGCGGCGGCACCCGACTCGGCGCTCGCCGAGGCCACCGTCCCGAACCCGGACGAGGAGCAGACCGCCGGCACCGGTGCCGAAACCGGTGAGGCCGAGGCCGACGCCGATCCCCAGAGCGAGCATCCCGGCCCCGAGGGCGCCGAGGACATCGAGGCCCCCTCACCCGAGGCGGACACCGGCGGCGACGCCGACGGATCCCACACCCACGACGGCGCCGACGCCGAGGGGGCCGCCGACGACGCGACCGGTGACGAGACCGGCGCCGTGACCGGTGCTGACGAGACCGGTGCTGACGAGACCGAGGACGGCGCGGCGGCTCCGCAGCAGCCCCGCACCTGGAATCGCCCCGGCACCAAGGAATTCGTGGCACCCAGCGCGGGCACCGTCACCTCCACCATGGGGGATGGGCGCGGCCACGAAGGCATCGACATCGCCAACACACTGGGTGCCCCGATCGTTGCCGTCGCGGACGGTGAAGTCATCGACGCCGGCCCGGCCCAAGGGTTCGGGTTGTGGGTGCGGATCCGGCATGACGACGGCACCATCACCACCTACGGGCACAACAACGACAACCTGGTCGAGGTGGGGGAGCGGGTCAAGGCCGGACAGCAGATCGCCACCGTCGGCAACCGCGGCAATTCCACCGGCCCACACCTGCACTTCGAAATCGAAGACCCGGACGGGGAGATCGTGGACCCCGTCAAATGGCTGGCCAAGCGTGGCGCCTCCATCGTCGGACTCGACTGA